The DNA window gatgTTTTGGAAGCCATTTGAGAatgaaaatcaagatggcggatgcaCTCGAAAGTGACAGGGAAGCCAAGTTTGAGCAAATTTTGAAGGAAATCTTGCTGGAGTTAGAAGATAAAGGTCGCAAAATAACCTTGAAAGATGAACAGCGGAAAGCGGTGAAACAACTGTATGGAAAGAAAGACTTGGTGGCAGTTTTACCAACGGGTTTCGGGAAGAGTCTCATATTCCAGTTGCTGGTGTTATTAGAAAATAGAAATTGCAGTGGCCACACTCAAACTGCTTCTGTGCTAGTAATTTGCCCTCTTACTAGCATTATTAACGACCAAATTTTTGAAGTGGAGAGTATGGGTTTATCTGCGTGTAATTTGTCGGAAAAGCTCGCTGATTTAACAGAGGTCGAGAATGGAAAATATCGCATTGTTTATTCCTCGGCGGAAAGTGCCCTTGACGAGAGGTTCCTACAATCCTTAAAGAAGGACACTGTGTTTTCACGACGAATGGTTGCTTGTGTGGTCGATGAATCACACACGATTGAAACATGGACGGGTTTGAGGTGAGCAATATTTATGCTATGGATATTCAGAGAGGGTTGAAGTAAGGAATATTCAGATCTAGAAATGTAACTCGTGGTATATATGTCGCTCCTTGAGATCAACAACTCATATTTTATGGCTATACAGGAAATTGAAGGGAAAGAGATCTGGAGTTTCACAAGGTGGCACTATCGCATTTAGAGGAGCGTACGGAGAGCTCGCTATTCTTCGTTCCTTCTTCAAGAAAGGTAAGCTGACAAGTTTAAAGTTGTGATATTTTGCTTTCCTAGTTGGATATACAGTGCATTTTTTactgttaaaattattttatgaaACCACTGGCAATAATTGTAAAGGTTTTTGATGTTCATGTTTCACAATTTGGCACTCTCTTCTTGGTGCTAAATCCAACAGATAGTGGCAAAATTTTGTGTACATTCACAATTTGACAATGAATTAGTCTGGAATAATCATACCATGGTTTACCCATTTGTTAATGAAAATCAACTCTAGGCGTAAGGACGAGACAGTGGCTCTAATATTGGTTGCAAGCAGTTGTCTATTGcagacaagaaaattttagcttttgcTTTACATCATTGGCTagtgaaatttaatttgaaaaatttgacccATGGTACAGTATTTGTCCCCTGTATAACATTTacatttttcatgattttcttttctcctttgttTTGCCTAGAGACCCCTTTTGCAGCACTGACGGGCACTGCTGATGCAAACACATGTTCTGTCATTATCTCGACACTCTGCTTGAAGGATCCTCTGATGGTTCATGTTAGTCCAAATCgaaaaaatttgcgttttgcagTTGTCAGCACAAAAAAAGATGCCATGTTTGCAGAACTTGACTGGTTGGTTCACCATATCAAGGAAAAAGGAGAATTGACAGACAAAACAATTGTGTTTTGCAATACCATGAATGATATTGCTTGTGTGGTGAATTATTTGATGATGAAACTTGAGAAACATGCTTACTCTCCCAAGGAATTATGTGAGGGACCCAACTGTCTTATCGGGATTTATCATTCAAGTTCTTGGCCACATTGCAAGAACAGAATTGTGCAGTCTTTCCGAGGAGAGGGGAAAGTACGGGTTGTAGTGGCCTCTTCTGCCCTAAGTATGGGTGTAAACTTTCCAGACGTTCGGTACATTGTGAACTGGGGACCTGCTAGAAGTCTTCTAGATCAACATCAAGAGGCTGGGCGAGCTGGAAGAGATGGTCTTCCCAGTCATGTCCTCATCATCTACCATGGGCAGCAGCTTAGTCATTGTGAGGAGGATATCAAAGCAATGGTCAAGGCAAATGGGTGTCTTCGTGTGGCGGCATATAAACCAATAGATGAGTGCATCAAGTCACAAGAGCCTGGACACTCCTGTTGCAGTTACTGTTCTTCAAGGTGTAGCTGTGGTCAGTGTGAATTGAGCAAACCTCTGTTTGAACAGTTTAAACAAGGTGAAGGAGGAGCTACCAaggatttttttcttacaaGACCTGTTTCCAACCAGGATAAGTTAGACTTGACAGATTCTTTAATGGAAGTCAAGGACAGTCTTATCAAATCTAATTCAGTGTTTGATGACATTTCCTGTCATGGATTCTCAGACCAACTTGTACAAGATGTTGTTGCCAATTGTCATCGGCTATTTactgtaaatgacattttggaGTTGTGTCCCattttttctattgttcatGCACTTAAGGTTTTGGAACTCATACAGGAGCTATTTTTAGATATTCCAAATTTCGATGAATTCCTCGACATTATGaggtttgaaaaatgttctgtATCTGATGACTTGTCACTTCTGTTGAGAGATGTAACATTATTGGGTGACAGCCCAGAAAGTACTGATGGTGAGGATGAAGAGGTTGTGGAGGTTTTATAAACAAGGTACAATTATCTTTATTTTACCCTCAATCTTTCCAAATGGCTGATTCATTGCATGAATTTCTAAAGAACAGACAGGTTTTCATACATTTTGTGGTCTTTAAACTGTGAACACTGTGTTAATGAATTTCTAATTTGCTAAGGAAATATTAATAGTGATTCTATGACGAAAGGTTGAATCAACATATAGTACAACCGATTTTTAGTGAGTTACGACAGCGTAACTTGAGCcaacgttttcaagtttgaacCCTTCTTTATCTTGGTCATCTGCCAGTAAAAACATCTGTGGATAGTTTCTTTGCATTCTGATAGTCTTTTAATGGAATTTTGGTCATTTTAACTTGGTTGTGATCAACTCAATAGCGTCTTTTCGATTTCCAATGTGTTACTAAAAGTAGCCAGAGAGTaaaccccaccccaccccctccccaaaaaaaaaacttaaataaaaGAGGGACATGGCCAGCTTCTGAGAGAGTAGAGTTGAAACAATAATTACATCAGAGTAGACCagaatacatgtacctttatttcttaaaaattaTTAAATGAATGCAATATCAGAATTGCCTCAGTACAATAATGATTATGGGGTTTGTAACAAAAGTCTCATCTCACTCTGGAATTTACCATTTTGCAATCACATGGAAACTCACTGAATTATATAAATGCTTTCTTTAATGCAAATATATCACATGTTTTGCCCCATACCTGACACCTTTTTAAGTTTATATAAAGATTATGGCaaccttacatgtacatgtaagaggaGTGTTCTCTCCATTCTTGAATTCTGATTCAAAACAGAAAATCTTATAAAGATGAAATAGTAAAGGAAAATTCAATAAGATTTCTCTTCTTGTTATCTTGAATGATGTGTAAATTTATCACAAAGCAACaagttagtttttttcataaatagAACTCCATGTCTGCAGAGTGTCCTTGATCCACTTATGCAGTTGCCTGTAGTCAAGGCTTTCGAAAAAATTTGCACTAAATTTGGAAAAAGAGGGGTGACCTTGCCGGCCCTTTACAAATTTGAAGGCATCTATGGACTGTAGGTCCTTGATTACTTGCATGACTGCTTCCTCCCTCTTAGCCACAGAACGGTATGAAGATTTGTGGGTCAATTTACAATCTGCATCAATATTATGCAAAATTAGTTCTACAGCATCAAGAGTGCCTGCAATCCGTGCAGCACTTTTTTCATCCAAATTAGGCCCCAATCCCTTCCATAAGATCTTTAGGAGTTTATTTTGGTGTTCCTTTCGTAAATCTAGAGGAATATTACAGGCTTTTCCACCATGTAGGTTTACAACTCTGTTCCATTTGAGCCTCTCTGCTTCAAACTCAGGCAGGATGGCACAAACCTTTATGAGGTAGTGCAGAGTTACATAAGCATATTTGGGATGCTTGTGGGATTTGTAAATCAGAAGTAGTAGTTTGTAAGTCTCAAAAAGGCGCTGTCCATCCCCTTCTTTTACAGCATCCTCAAATCCCCTAATGAGAAGTCCAAATGCCATTTTGCACTGGTGATAGTTGAACATGGAATCATCACTGAGATCCTGATCTGTTTCGGTGGGTAGCTCTGGGGCAACAAAGTCTGGGTGAATCTCCCTTTCATGCCTATggtaaaataatattgtaaagAGATTACAGAAATCCATGGTAACAGTTGGCATACACAGCAGGCAGTAGGAACATATATTAAGCTAAGATCGAATAAAGTCTTGATTTCCTAACTGATCGACTGATTGACATGCTTACACTCACCTGTTTCTATACGGCCTTGTACTAAAGACAAGACCGCAGTTACTTCTGCAGATATAATGTCCAAGGTCATCCTTTTCATCTTCTTGAAACACTTGCAGCTTCAGGTTGTGGTTTTCCAATTCATGTCTTCAAAAGAAGGTACAACCGTAATTATTGCTTGATTACCATGAGATTTATGTAATAATTGCTTGCATTTGAAGAGTCTTGTTCAAGTAAACTGACAGGTTAATGTCAATACCACTATTCACACCCAGGTTTAAATAACCACTTTTCTAGcatagagggaaaaaaaaaattgaggataGTCTGACAATAGCTCCAGTTAGAGTTAAGAAAACTAATAATAAGTGTGAGAAAATGAATGCTACCCTGAATAGGTTAAAGTTATGATAAATCTGCCTGTTTCCCAGGGATAgccaaaataatattttggtTAGATTTATCATAACTTTAACCTATTCAGGGTGGCATTCATTTTCTCACACTTACCTTACTCGTCTGGAATGTAAGACAAAGGTCCGTTGACATCCATCAAAGCGGCATACAAATTGCTGTTGAAATGCCTTGCTTAACTTGTCAGTCTTCTCACTCAAACTGGCCATGTCAGAACGAACAACATAGGTTTCCACGTGATGCTTGCAAAGGTCCAACAACCACAACATTTTGCTTTGCTCAGTAGCTTTGGCTGGTGGCATCTCAATCAAGGGCTTATCTGAAATTCGTAATGGTTAGAAGCAGTAAtgaaaagaaatttttgtttggtGTTGACTTTTTGTCATTTTGCATAGTTCCATTTGGAGAAATGTGACAAATATGTGGGGAAATCTTTCTGTACATTAATAACTGATAGACAGGGGAAGGGAGGATGGGTCTCCTTTCTCAGGAGGAGGAACATTGAAACATACACACAGTCTACAGTGCTCTTTCATCTCTCTAGTTCATACATTCATCTTACAAAATTTAGCTACCTTCTACTTTGGACATTCCACACATCTCCATAAATGATGCACAAATGTGACCTTCTACCTCCCTTGAGTGAAAATCCTTGTACTCATTGTAATTGGATTGAATGCCCTTTGCAGCATTGAATTTTCCTGTGCGGTTCATACTGGCTCTTGATGTGCCCACCTCACCTGCAGACTCTGCTTtaacaaacatttcaaattctGTCTGGAGAAAAAATTAGGACAACCCAATGTCTACAGCTATACAACTATACACAAGCAGATTTTTTCCATTAGTTACCTATAAGCACTGTGATCTGAAGTATGACcttacttgtttgtttgttcattaGTTTAATAACCTTTTTCCTAAGATTTATAGGGCAGCAGCAGGGCTTGGACACTTGTTGTGTGAAGGTTATTATTTTGTGAATATtatatttatgaaaaaaaaaagagagtcaTGCAGTACCGGCATTATCATGATACATTTACCTTGTACAGTGTAACCTTGGCATGCCAATCTGCATGTTCTGGAGGAACTCCTTCCAACCTGTCATAATTGTTCTGACCATCTCTCATCACCCATTCCACATTCCTAGCCCGTTCTTCAAATAATTGGTCACCATGCACAGGTACTGTGGCAACAACTTCAGTCTTGTCCTCCCTTTTGAAGCATGGCACATACTTTCtttggtaattttttaaaatttctgccATTTCTGCTGCCACATTTGGATTGTGGAATTCCATTCCTAGTGAGCACTGGAACCCCcccgcataaaaaaaaaaagaaaaaaaatcaataaatcaatttgtTAAAGTATTATAGCTAACTAACCTTTGTGCAGGCTAGCCTTGTGTCACAACAATGCAGGTGGGACGCTTTGTGTAAATACATAGGCCAATAACATTGTCAACTTTGGATGCATTTTTCTCTGAACTGTTGAGGAAGAGAGTCACTGCACTTATtttagcctgcgtggcaggtgCTAGAAAGGGGATGGGAGAGGGAAAAATTGGTCCCATCCCCTTTCtagcgcctgccacgcaggctacaCTTATTTGTAAACCCACCCACCACCACCACTTTTGGTATGGCACAACACTGTTAAATTGAAGGCCCAAAACTGGCCAAAAGGCCTGAACTTTATTTCGTCAGCATAGTGAGAGACCTCTTTCTTGTACTTATACAGTAATCCACTAATGGTGAAGTAAGCTTTAcaataaaattgttgttgtgTCAATGGTGCACAGTCAATCTTCATATATATGACTTACAGTTTCAGATTTTTTTGCCATCTCCTCAGAATACTTGTGTGGGATGTGAAAAATCACATTATTTCTGTACACTTTGAAGGCTGGAAGGTACTGAGTGATAACTCTGCTTACAAGCACTGCCCATTGCCACACAAGGTTCTTCTGAACTGCTGCATCTGGTAGAAGGTCCAGGTACTCTAGGTCTGCCAAGCGTTTTTGGGGTTTTGTTGACTCTAAGGATGGAGTAGCCACTTTGTCAACCACAGCATACTGGTGGGTCCAATGCAGTGATCGGTTGACATGGTCTTTGGTTTGGATGCGAGCACTTATGTTAAGGTCAATGTTGTCCGCAACAATCCTGTAAAGACATTGTTAAGTTGCCATTAAGTACTTGACATTTCATGGTAAATATGTAAATGACATCTCTTCATTTACCACTGAAACTAGAATGCATAAAATTTAGTCTTGAGAAGTTATAGCCTGCGAACACTGTGTTCGCAGACTAGAAAACTTACTAACAtttcttgttttattattttttgcaatGCTGAAATTCAAGTGACATATTGTTCTTAATTCTGTAGCCGCATAGTGTGGCTTAATTTACATCTGCGACATCACCTTTCATAATTAACATCAGCATTGTTAACATTGTTATCGTATTAT is part of the Montipora foliosa isolate CH-2021 unplaced genomic scaffold, ASM3666993v2 scaffold_320, whole genome shotgun sequence genome and encodes:
- the LOC137987237 gene encoding ATP-dependent DNA helicase RecQ-like, which produces MADALESDREAKFEQILKEILLELEDKGRKITLKDEQRKAVKQLYGKKDLVAVLPTGFGKSLIFQLLVLLENRNCSGHTQTASVLVICPLTSIINDQIFEVESMGLSACNLSEKLADLTEVENGKYRIVYSSAESALDERFLQSLKKDTVFSRRMVACVVDESHTIETWTGLRKLKGKRSGVSQGGTIAFRGAYGELAILRSFFKKETPFAALTGTADANTCSVIISTLCLKDPLMVHVSPNRKNLRFAVVSTKKDAMFAELDWLVHHIKEKGELTDKTIVFCNTMNDIACVVNYLMMKLEKHAYSPKELCEGPNCLIGIYHSSSWPHCKNRIVQSFRGEGKVRVVVASSALSMGVNFPDVRYIVNWGPARSLLDQHQEAGRAGRDGLPSHVLIIYHGQQLSHCEEDIKAMVKANGCLRVAAYKPIDECIKSQEPGHSCCSYCSSRCSCGQCELSKPLFEQFKQGEGGATKDFFLTRPVSNQDKLDLTDSLMEVKDSLIKSNSVFDDISCHGFSDQLVQDVVANCHRLFTVNDILELCPIFSIVHALKVLELIQELFLDIPNFDEFLDIMRFEKCSVSDDLSLLLRDVTLLGDSPESTDGEDEEVVEVL